The following proteins come from a genomic window of Coffea arabica cultivar ET-39 chromosome 11c, Coffea Arabica ET-39 HiFi, whole genome shotgun sequence:
- the LOC113717036 gene encoding cyclin-D1-1-like isoform X2, whose translation MSVSYSDCFSDLLCGEDSSTIFSGDDLPECSSEIESQHPPEDLEESIIGLIEHEKQYVPGIDYLESFQSQSLDASARADSIAWILKVQRYYGFQPLTAYLSVNYFDRVLYSRRLPQTKGWPLQLLSVACLSLAAKMEEPLVPPLLDLQVEGAKYIFEPRTIGRMEFLVLNTLDWRLRSITPFSFLSFFAHKVDPTGTYAGFLISRANDIILSHIQDASFLEYRPSCIAAVAILSAARDLPIFSFLSPEYAESWCDGLHRTWHLRLGPGCCKFAD comes from the exons ATGTCAGTCTCCTACTCAGACTGCTTTTCCGACCTACTCTGCGGCGAGGACTCCAGCACCATATTCTCCGGCGATGACCTGCCGGAATGCTCGTCGGAGATTGAGTCTCAGCATCCCCCGGAGGACTTGGAGGAGTCGATCATCGGACTCATTGAACACGAGAAACAATACGTTCCGGGCATCGATTATCTAGAAAGCTTTCAATCACAATCCCTCGACGCCTCCGCTAGAGCAGATTCCATTGCATGGATTCTCAAG GTACAACGTTATTATGGTTTTCAGCCATTGACGGCGTATCTCTCCGTCAACTACTTTGATCGAGTTCTTTATTCACGCCGCTTGCCG CAAACAAAAGGGTGGCCACTACAATTATTGTCTGTTGCTTGCTTGTCATTAGCTGCAAAGATGGAGGAACCTCTTGTTCCGCCTCTTTTAGATCTTCAG GTTGAAGGAGCAAAATACATATTTGAACCGAGGACAATCGGTAGAATGGAGTTTCTTGTGCTGAATACATTGGATTGGAGGCTTCGATCTATCACGCCATTTAGCTTTCTGAGCTTCTTCGCTCATAAAGTCGATCCAACGGGGACCTATGCTGGTTTCCTTATTTCGAGGGCCAACGATATTATTCTGTCCCACATACAAG ATGCTAGCTTTCTGGAGTACCGGCCATCATGCATTGCTGCTGTAGCGATCCTTAGTGCAGCCAGAGACCTcccaattttctcttttcttagTCCTGAATACGCTGAATCATGGTGTGATGGACTCCACAGG
- the LOC113717036 gene encoding cyclin-D1-1-like isoform X1, producing the protein MSVSYSDCFSDLLCGEDSSTIFSGDDLPECSSEIESQHPPEDLEESIIGLIEHEKQYVPGIDYLESFQSQSLDASARADSIAWILKVQRYYGFQPLTAYLSVNYFDRVLYSRRLPQTKGWPLQLLSVACLSLAAKMEEPLVPPLLDLQVEGAKYIFEPRTIGRMEFLVLNTLDWRLRSITPFSFLSFFAHKVDPTGTYAGFLISRANDIILSHIQDASFLEYRPSCIAAVAILSAARDLPIFSFLSPEYAESWCDGLHREKIISCYGVVQQIIIDNRPRKSPKFLPQLRVMSRMSLASTESSSSSSTSSNSSSSSSSLSSCKRRRLENYLWTDDDKGSSE; encoded by the exons ATGTCAGTCTCCTACTCAGACTGCTTTTCCGACCTACTCTGCGGCGAGGACTCCAGCACCATATTCTCCGGCGATGACCTGCCGGAATGCTCGTCGGAGATTGAGTCTCAGCATCCCCCGGAGGACTTGGAGGAGTCGATCATCGGACTCATTGAACACGAGAAACAATACGTTCCGGGCATCGATTATCTAGAAAGCTTTCAATCACAATCCCTCGACGCCTCCGCTAGAGCAGATTCCATTGCATGGATTCTCAAG GTACAACGTTATTATGGTTTTCAGCCATTGACGGCGTATCTCTCCGTCAACTACTTTGATCGAGTTCTTTATTCACGCCGCTTGCCG CAAACAAAAGGGTGGCCACTACAATTATTGTCTGTTGCTTGCTTGTCATTAGCTGCAAAGATGGAGGAACCTCTTGTTCCGCCTCTTTTAGATCTTCAG GTTGAAGGAGCAAAATACATATTTGAACCGAGGACAATCGGTAGAATGGAGTTTCTTGTGCTGAATACATTGGATTGGAGGCTTCGATCTATCACGCCATTTAGCTTTCTGAGCTTCTTCGCTCATAAAGTCGATCCAACGGGGACCTATGCTGGTTTCCTTATTTCGAGGGCCAACGATATTATTCTGTCCCACATACAAG ATGCTAGCTTTCTGGAGTACCGGCCATCATGCATTGCTGCTGTAGCGATCCTTAGTGCAGCCAGAGACCTcccaattttctcttttcttagTCCTGAATACGCTGAATCATGGTGTGATGGACTCCACAGG GAGAAAATAATCAGCTGCTACGGCGTAGTGCAGCAAATAATTATCGATAATAGGCCAAGGAAGAGCCCGAAATTTTTACCCCAGCTTCGAGTCATGTCTCGGATGAGTCTAGCATCCACCGAATCATCATCATCGTCATCAACATCATCAAactcatcttcttcatcatcatcattatcatCCTGTAAAAGGCGAAGATTAGAAAATTACTTATGGACAGATGATGACAAAGGAAGCTCCGAGTGa